One segment of Macaca fascicularis isolate 582-1 chromosome 4, T2T-MFA8v1.1 DNA contains the following:
- the TCP11 gene encoding T-complex protein 11 homolog isoform X4, with translation MPDVEESVPPKDLGDSEGRSCKPETSGPPHEDKSGPEDPPPFLSVTGLTETVNEVSKLSNKIGMNCDYYMEEKVLPPSSLEGKVKETVHNAFWDHLKEQLSATPPDFSCALELLKEIKEILLSLLLPRQNRLRTEIEEALDTDFLKQEAEHGALKVLYLSKYVLNMMALLCAPLRDEAVQKLENITDPVWLLRGIFQVLGLMKMDMVNYTIQSLQPHLQEHSIQYERAKFQELLNKQPSLLNHTTKWLTQAAADLTMSPPTCPDTSDSSSLAGPSPNEATNNSEPLSPTMVLCQGFLNLLLWDPENEEFPETLLMDRTRLQELKSQLHQLTIMASVLLVASSFSGSVLFGSPQFVDKLKRITKSLLEDFHSRPEEAILTVSEQVSQEIHQSLKNMGLVALSSDNTASLMGQLQNIAKKENCVHSVIDQRIRLFLKCCLVLGVQRSLLDLPGGLTLIEAELAELGQKFVNLTHHNQQVFGPYYTEILETLISPTQALETKVESV, from the exons ATGCCAGACGTCGAGGAGAGTGTGCCCCCGAAGGACCTTGGCGACTCAGAGGGCAGGTCCTGTAAGCCCGAAACCTCAGGACCCCCCCATGAAGACAAGAGCGGCCCCGAGGACCCCCCTCCTT TTCTTTCTGTCACAGGTCTGACAGAAACCGTTAATGAAGTTTCCAAGCTGAGCAACAAGATTGGGATGAATTGTGATTACTACATGGAAGAGAAGGTTTTACCTCCAAGCAG TCTGGAAGGCAAGGTCAAGGAGACAGTGCACAATGCCTTTTGGGACCATCTTAAAGAGCAACTATCAGCAACTCCCCCTGACTTCAGTTgtgctcttgaacttctgaaagaaattaaagag ATCTTGCTATCACTGCTATTACCACGCCAGAACCGCCTGAGAACTGAGATTGAAGAAGCTCTGGACACGGACTTTCTCAAGCAGGAGGCAGAACATGGGGCTCTGAAAGTCCTCTATCTCTCTAAGTATGTTCTCAACATGATGGCTTTGCTGTGTGCACCACTTCGAGATGAAGCAGTGCAGAAACTAGAAAACATTACGGATCCTGTTTGGCTACTGAG AGGAATCTTCCAGGTTCTGGGCCTGATGAAAATGGACATGGTGAACTACACTATCCAGAGCCTTCAACCCCACCTGCAGGAACATTCCATTCAGTATGAACGGGCTAAATTCCAGGAACTCCTCAATAAGCAGCCTA GTCTCCTTAATCACACCACCAAATGGCTGACCCAAGCAGCAGCAGACCTTACCATGTCACCTCCGACTTGCCCAGACACTTCTGACTCCTCCAGCCTGGCTGGCCCCTCTCCCAACGAGGCAACCAACAACTCAGAGCCCCTCAGCCCCACAATGGTGCTGTGTCAGGGCTTCCTGAACCTCCTTCTCTGGGACCCTGAAAATGAAGAGTTCCCTGAG ACCTTGCTGATGGACAGAACCCGGCTGCAGGAGCTGAAGTCCCAGTTGCATCAGTTAACCATCATGGCCTCAGTCTTGCTGGTGGCCAGTAGTTTCTCTGGCAGTGTTTTGTTTGGCTCACCCCAATTTGTAGATAAACTGAAACGCATAACCAAATCCCTGTTGGAAGACTTTCACTCCAG GCCTGAGGAAGCTATACTGACTGTGAGTGAACAGGTATCTCAGGAAATCCATCAAAGCCTCAAGAATATGGGCCTTGTTGCTCTGAGCAGTGACAATACAGCATCTCTGATGGGACAGCTCCAGAACATTGCCAAGAAGGAGAACTGTGTCCACAGTGTTATTG ATCAGCGAATCCGTTTGTTTCTCAAATGCTGTTTGGTTCTTGGTGTGCAGCGGTCTCTGTTGGACCTTCCTGGAGGTCTTACTCTCATTGAAGCAGAACTGGCAGAACTGGGCCAAAAGTTTGTCAACTTGACACATCACAATCAGCAGGTGTTTGGTCCCTACTACACTGAGATCCTAGAAACCCTCATCTCCCCAACCCAGGCACTGGAAACAAAAGTGGAGTCTGTTTGA
- the TCP11 gene encoding T-complex protein 11 homolog isoform X1 — translation MKVLSVTGLTETVNEVSKLSNKIGMNCDYYMEEKVLPPSSLEGKVKETVHNAFWDHLKEQLSATPPDFSCALELLKEIKEILLSLLLPRQNRLRTEIEEALDTDFLKQEAEHGALKVLYLSKYVLNMMALLCAPLRDEAVQKLENITDPVWLLRGIFQVLGLMKMDMVNYTIQSLQPHLQEHSIQYERAKFQELLNKQPSLLNHTTKWLTQAAADLTMSPPTCPDTSDSSSLAGPSPNEATNNSEPLSPTMVLCQGFLNLLLWDPENEEFPETLLMDRTRLQELKSQLHQLTIMASVLLVASSFSGSVLFGSPQFVDKLKRITKSLLEDFHSRPEEAILTVSEQVSQEIHQSLKNMGLVALSSDNTASLMGQLQNIAKKENCVHSVIDQRIRLFLKCCLVLGVQRSLLDLPGGLTLIEAELAELGQKFVNLTHHNQQVFGPYYTEILETLISPTQALETKVESV, via the exons TTCTTTCTGTCACAGGTCTGACAGAAACCGTTAATGAAGTTTCCAAGCTGAGCAACAAGATTGGGATGAATTGTGATTACTACATGGAAGAGAAGGTTTTACCTCCAAGCAG TCTGGAAGGCAAGGTCAAGGAGACAGTGCACAATGCCTTTTGGGACCATCTTAAAGAGCAACTATCAGCAACTCCCCCTGACTTCAGTTgtgctcttgaacttctgaaagaaattaaagag ATCTTGCTATCACTGCTATTACCACGCCAGAACCGCCTGAGAACTGAGATTGAAGAAGCTCTGGACACGGACTTTCTCAAGCAGGAGGCAGAACATGGGGCTCTGAAAGTCCTCTATCTCTCTAAGTATGTTCTCAACATGATGGCTTTGCTGTGTGCACCACTTCGAGATGAAGCAGTGCAGAAACTAGAAAACATTACGGATCCTGTTTGGCTACTGAG AGGAATCTTCCAGGTTCTGGGCCTGATGAAAATGGACATGGTGAACTACACTATCCAGAGCCTTCAACCCCACCTGCAGGAACATTCCATTCAGTATGAACGGGCTAAATTCCAGGAACTCCTCAATAAGCAGCCTA GTCTCCTTAATCACACCACCAAATGGCTGACCCAAGCAGCAGCAGACCTTACCATGTCACCTCCGACTTGCCCAGACACTTCTGACTCCTCCAGCCTGGCTGGCCCCTCTCCCAACGAGGCAACCAACAACTCAGAGCCCCTCAGCCCCACAATGGTGCTGTGTCAGGGCTTCCTGAACCTCCTTCTCTGGGACCCTGAAAATGAAGAGTTCCCTGAG ACCTTGCTGATGGACAGAACCCGGCTGCAGGAGCTGAAGTCCCAGTTGCATCAGTTAACCATCATGGCCTCAGTCTTGCTGGTGGCCAGTAGTTTCTCTGGCAGTGTTTTGTTTGGCTCACCCCAATTTGTAGATAAACTGAAACGCATAACCAAATCCCTGTTGGAAGACTTTCACTCCAG GCCTGAGGAAGCTATACTGACTGTGAGTGAACAGGTATCTCAGGAAATCCATCAAAGCCTCAAGAATATGGGCCTTGTTGCTCTGAGCAGTGACAATACAGCATCTCTGATGGGACAGCTCCAGAACATTGCCAAGAAGGAGAACTGTGTCCACAGTGTTATTG ATCAGCGAATCCGTTTGTTTCTCAAATGCTGTTTGGTTCTTGGTGTGCAGCGGTCTCTGTTGGACCTTCCTGGAGGTCTTACTCTCATTGAAGCAGAACTGGCAGAACTGGGCCAAAAGTTTGTCAACTTGACACATCACAATCAGCAGGTGTTTGGTCCCTACTACACTGAGATCCTAGAAACCCTCATCTCCCCAACCCAGGCACTGGAAACAAAAGTGGAGTCTGTTTGA
- the TCP11 gene encoding T-complex protein 11 homolog isoform X2, with translation MMALLCAPLRDEAVQKLENITDPVWLLRGIFQVLGLMKMDMVNYTIQSLQPHLQEHSIQYERAKFQELLNKQPSLLNHTTKWLTQAAADLTMSPPTCPDTSDSSSLAGPSPNEATNNSEPLSPTMVLCQGFLNLLLWDPENEEFPETLLMDRTRLQELKSQLHQLTIMASVLLVASSFSGSVLFGSPQFVDKLKRITKSLLEDFHSRPEEAILTVSEQVSQEIHQSLKNMGLVALSSDNTASLMGQLQNIAKKENCVHSVIDQRIRLFLKCCLVLGVQRSLLDLPGGLTLIEAELAELGQKFVNLTHHNQQVFGPYYTEILETLISPTQALETKVESV, from the exons ATGATGGCTTTGCTGTGTGCACCACTTCGAGATGAAGCAGTGCAGAAACTAGAAAACATTACGGATCCTGTTTGGCTACTGAG AGGAATCTTCCAGGTTCTGGGCCTGATGAAAATGGACATGGTGAACTACACTATCCAGAGCCTTCAACCCCACCTGCAGGAACATTCCATTCAGTATGAACGGGCTAAATTCCAGGAACTCCTCAATAAGCAGCCTA GTCTCCTTAATCACACCACCAAATGGCTGACCCAAGCAGCAGCAGACCTTACCATGTCACCTCCGACTTGCCCAGACACTTCTGACTCCTCCAGCCTGGCTGGCCCCTCTCCCAACGAGGCAACCAACAACTCAGAGCCCCTCAGCCCCACAATGGTGCTGTGTCAGGGCTTCCTGAACCTCCTTCTCTGGGACCCTGAAAATGAAGAGTTCCCTGAG ACCTTGCTGATGGACAGAACCCGGCTGCAGGAGCTGAAGTCCCAGTTGCATCAGTTAACCATCATGGCCTCAGTCTTGCTGGTGGCCAGTAGTTTCTCTGGCAGTGTTTTGTTTGGCTCACCCCAATTTGTAGATAAACTGAAACGCATAACCAAATCCCTGTTGGAAGACTTTCACTCCAG GCCTGAGGAAGCTATACTGACTGTGAGTGAACAGGTATCTCAGGAAATCCATCAAAGCCTCAAGAATATGGGCCTTGTTGCTCTGAGCAGTGACAATACAGCATCTCTGATGGGACAGCTCCAGAACATTGCCAAGAAGGAGAACTGTGTCCACAGTGTTATTG ATCAGCGAATCCGTTTGTTTCTCAAATGCTGTTTGGTTCTTGGTGTGCAGCGGTCTCTGTTGGACCTTCCTGGAGGTCTTACTCTCATTGAAGCAGAACTGGCAGAACTGGGCCAAAAGTTTGTCAACTTGACACATCACAATCAGCAGGTGTTTGGTCCCTACTACACTGAGATCCTAGAAACCCTCATCTCCCCAACCCAGGCACTGGAAACAAAAGTGGAGTCTGTTTGA
- the TCP11 gene encoding T-complex protein 11 homolog isoform X3 — MSPPTCPDTSDSSSLAGPSPNEATNNSEPLSPTMVLCQGFLNLLLWDPENEEFPETLLMDRTRLQELKSQLHQLTIMASVLLVASSFSGSVLFGSPQFVDKLKRITKSLLEDFHSRPEEAILTVSEQVSQEIHQSLKNMGLVALSSDNTASLMGQLQNIAKKENCVHSVIDQRIRLFLKCCLVLGVQRSLLDLPGGLTLIEAELAELGQKFVNLTHHNQQVFGPYYTEILETLISPTQALETKVESV, encoded by the exons ATGTCACCTCCGACTTGCCCAGACACTTCTGACTCCTCCAGCCTGGCTGGCCCCTCTCCCAACGAGGCAACCAACAACTCAGAGCCCCTCAGCCCCACAATGGTGCTGTGTCAGGGCTTCCTGAACCTCCTTCTCTGGGACCCTGAAAATGAAGAGTTCCCTGAG ACCTTGCTGATGGACAGAACCCGGCTGCAGGAGCTGAAGTCCCAGTTGCATCAGTTAACCATCATGGCCTCAGTCTTGCTGGTGGCCAGTAGTTTCTCTGGCAGTGTTTTGTTTGGCTCACCCCAATTTGTAGATAAACTGAAACGCATAACCAAATCCCTGTTGGAAGACTTTCACTCCAG GCCTGAGGAAGCTATACTGACTGTGAGTGAACAGGTATCTCAGGAAATCCATCAAAGCCTCAAGAATATGGGCCTTGTTGCTCTGAGCAGTGACAATACAGCATCTCTGATGGGACAGCTCCAGAACATTGCCAAGAAGGAGAACTGTGTCCACAGTGTTATTG ATCAGCGAATCCGTTTGTTTCTCAAATGCTGTTTGGTTCTTGGTGTGCAGCGGTCTCTGTTGGACCTTCCTGGAGGTCTTACTCTCATTGAAGCAGAACTGGCAGAACTGGGCCAAAAGTTTGTCAACTTGACACATCACAATCAGCAGGTGTTTGGTCCCTACTACACTGAGATCCTAGAAACCCTCATCTCCCCAACCCAGGCACTGGAAACAAAAGTGGAGTCTGTTTGA